CAAACTAATTCTCCGTTGGGATTGAGGGCGTAAAGACCGTATTTAGAGCCGACATAGATGGTTCCGTCGGAGGTGATTGTTGGTGAGGAGCCGTCGTGAATATTGTATTTCCATTTTAATTGGCCTTCTGAAGATAAAGCGTATAGATAATGATAATTGTCAGATATGTAAATTGTTCCATCCGAAGCGATGGCGGGCGTCTGGATGGTTCCTATGGTTTGAGTGTTATAAAACAATTCCGCTGTTCCTGTGGCGTTGTCAAAGCTAACTTTGTAGAGGTTGCCGCTGCCTGCGCCGATATATATTTCCCCCTTCAAACCAATAACAGGAGACGATGGGCTGCTGCTTCCTAAAATTATTTCCCTCGGAGTACTGGTCGGAGTTCCTGTAGCTGTTCCCGTATTAGAACTTAATCCGCTATGCCGGATATCGCCTTGAAGCATAGGCCAAGCCGTGTCGGCTAATTCAGGGAAGACAGCGTCTGGCTCAATTAAACTTAAAGAATTTTGCGGATTGGGAACGGTTTGCAAAACAAAGTCCTGACTGTTGTCATCTCTGTCTATATTATTCCCGCTCCAATGATGCGCGCCGTTGACCGCCAAAAGTTCCGCCGTAGAACTAGCAAATGCTTGGCGTTCTAAACTACCCCAAGGAAAACTATCAGTATCAACTGGCTTTCCCTCCGCTCCCAAACTATCTTTTCCCCAAGCGATCAAATCAACTGTTTCGTTATCACTTTTTAATAACTTGATTTTGCCTCCTGCGGCGGATAGATCTAAATAAGTCGGATCGCCCGTGGAAAGAGCCATGGCCGTCAAATCTGGCTCCATACCATAAGAATAACCAGCAGAACTAGTAGCGGAAGTTAAGAGATAATAACTATGGCTGGGTAAGTTGAAATTAGGCAAGGAACTAGTTGCTTCGCCGTCAACATTAAAATATATGCGATACCAAGTAGTAGTTGATTGAGACGAAGCGCGTCGCATAGACCAACCGCTCAAATTGATTGGATCATTGGTTGGGTTGTACAATTCAATAAATTCGTCGGTCTTGCGGCTATCGCCCAGCTGAACGGATATTTCGCTAATAACTATATTCTCCGCTATGGCTGATGGGCTGGAAGAGGCGATATTGGAAATTTCAGAAAGATTTCCCATATCATCTTCGGACTTTATTGCCCAGTAATATGTTTTGCTTGGCGTTAAGTTAGATATAGTTAAATTTTCCGTGCTGCTCGCGGAAGACGGCGACGGCTCGCCGACAATATCAGTTGAAGACGCCCAGTTGAGAGCGGTGATTTCGTAGGAAGTGGAGTATCTGATGATGTATGACGAAACAACGATGCTGTCACCCGGGGCAGTCCAGGAGAGGGCGACTGTCCCTCGGGTGACTCCCGAAGTTGCTGACAAGTCGGAAACAACCGACGGGGGAGTCGTGTCAACAATTAAATTTAGCAATACATCCTCGCTTTCGTTTTGAGCCGCGTCAATCGCTTTTACGGCGAGATTGTTTTCGCCTTCCAATAAATCAAGAATGCAATCCCAATCGCCCAATCCGTCCGCGGTTGTCGTTGCTGCCGTTGTTGAGGCGAGGGAGACAGAAACAAGAAAACCAGGTGAAGATGTTCCAATCAAATTGATTTGATTAAAACCCAAAATATCCCCCGAAGCATGAGATGTGATGGAGACCACGGGAACGGAGACGGGGGCTGCCCCCGCAACGGGGGCAGCCCCCGATGCCCCACCCCCAATCGGAAAAGAAAATCCAAAAGGATGAGGAGACGGAACCGCTGGCTCTTCTTCTACCTCTTCTTCAATTTTCTCTTCTTCAACAATAATTATTTCCTCTATTTTCTCTACCTCTTTTACTTCTTTTATTACTTCAACTTCTTTTATTTCCTTTACTTCTTCTATCACTTCTACCTTCTCTATTACTTCTACCTTCTCTATCACTTCTATATTTTTTACTTCCTTAACAACAGGATTATTAACCAATGCCCCGCCAATTCCTGCTGATTGAAATGTTAAACCATTATTTCCGCCAAATAGTTCATCCCAAAAATTCCCAACAACCTCCATCACATATCCAGCATTTATCGGTCTTGTTTCTTCGGGATTGTAATACATAGATTGTTCCCAAGGATATTTAGATGTTCCGCCGCCTAATTCAATAACAAAAATACTTTTGCTCGCTTCTATTTCTTTGCTTTTGCCAAGTTTTGCCAAATGAAGCAAATCTATTCCTAATATGGGCGACTTTGTTAGAGTTATCGCGCCATTAAATTGAGCAATATATTCCTGTGTTATTTCTTTTAGTTTGTAATTGTTATACGCGATTTTATAGCCGTCTTTACTCCATTTTTCTATTCTATCCCACATAAAAAAATTACAAATCTCATCACCTTCCTCATCAACACAAACAGCGTGCGAACCATTGGCAACATAAGCCCAAATATGATTTGTTTTAGGACTTTCAATTTCTGTATCAAAGGTTTTTCTATGATGAGCCGTTCCAACTGTTCTAATAACTTCTTTTGTTTCTTTATCAACAAAGACAAAGACCGCTTCCCAGTCGCTATAGTGTTTATTTTTAACTGTTACTGGATTATTATTGAAAACAAAAAAAGTCCAATACTCATAAACCCAATGGTCGCCCTCGTCTTCTATGTGGTAGAAAACGACAATATTGTTGGTTTTTTCAGCAAAAGAGAGATTATTATATTTCGCTCTAGCTTCCGCTCCTTCAATTTCTTCTCCGTTGACAAAATAAAAATCCAACGGGTCGGTTGGATAATATTGCTCATCAGGGTCAAATTGAAAATTAGGCGCGTAATTTAAGACAGAAGGAGGATTATTCCCGTCATTCTGCCCCAAAACAAAAAAAGCAATCGAGCAAATAAAAAAAACAAAAAGTAAGATATATGACTTTGGAAAATAAAAGTTTTTCATCCAGGATCTTTGGGGGCTGCCCCCGTTGCGGGGGCAGCCCCCTTCCCCAAATCGGGGGCTGCCCCCTTTATCTAATTCTCGCTGCCCCAAACTCCCCACCCCAAAAACACCCCAAAAATAGCGCTCATTAAAGAAAAAGTTAATAGATAACTAATCATTTGACAATCAAACAAAAAACCAAACGAATTTCCAATCACAGGCGCGATTAAGGAGCCAAGAGCGAATCCAACCCCGCCTCTCCAAGTCAAAGACCATTTTTTAAGTTTGAAGAATAGGGAGTAGAGAAAACTGACAATAATGCCCATTATGAAGAAAAATAGCCAAAAGTCGCCTACTGTAATATTTGGATCTAAATTCAAAAACTTATTAAATGTCGCAGCGCTTGCAAGTGGCTCCATAAAAAAACTTGAGAGATAAATTCCAATAAGATACAAAGGATACTGGAATATCGCCGTCACAATAAATCCAATCACCAATCCCACAAAAACAACTAAAACCGACACTGCCATTTTCTTCGCGCTTTTCGAAAACCATTGCAAAGCAATTCCGCCGAATATACTTAAAGCGATAGCAAATGAGTAATGAAAAGTATATTCTATATCAGGAATTCCC
This genomic stretch from Patescibacteria group bacterium harbors:
- a CDS encoding PQQ-binding-like beta-propeller repeat protein yields the protein MKNFYFPKSYILLFVFFICSIAFFVLGQNDGNNPPSVLNYAPNFQFDPDEQYYPTDPLDFYFVNGEEIEGAEARAKYNNLSFAEKTNNIVVFYHIEDEGDHWVYEYWTFFVFNNNPVTVKNKHYSDWEAVFVFVDKETKEVIRTVGTAHHRKTFDTEIESPKTNHIWAYVANGSHAVCVDEEGDEICNFFMWDRIEKWSKDGYKIAYNNYKLKEITQEYIAQFNGAITLTKSPILGIDLLHLAKLGKSKEIEASKSIFVIELGGGTSKYPWEQSMYYNPEETRPINAGYVMEVVGNFWDELFGGNNGLTFQSAGIGGALVNNPVVKEVKNIEVIEKVEVIEKVEVIEEVKEIKEVEVIKEVKEVEKIEEIIIVEEEKIEEEVEEEPAVPSPHPFGFSFPIGGGASGAAPVAGAAPVSVPVVSITSHASGDILGFNQINLIGTSSPGFLVSVSLASTTAATTTADGLGDWDCILDLLEGENNLAVKAIDAAQNESEDVLLNLIVDTTPPSVVSDLSATSGVTRGTVALSWTAPGDSIVVSSYIIRYSTSYEITALNWASSTDIVGEPSPSSASSTENLTISNLTPSKTYYWAIKSEDDMGNLSEISNIASSSPSAIAENIVISEISVQLGDSRKTDEFIELYNPTNDPINLSGWSMRRASSQSTTTWYRIYFNVDGEATSSLPNFNLPSHSYYLLTSATSSAGYSYGMEPDLTAMALSTGDPTYLDLSAAGGKIKLLKSDNETVDLIAWGKDSLGAEGKPVDTDSFPWGSLERQAFASSTAELLAVNGAHHWSGNNIDRDDNSQDFVLQTVPNPQNSLSLIEPDAVFPELADTAWPMLQGDIRHSGLSSNTGTATGTPTSTPREIILGSSSPSSPVIGLKGEIYIGAGSGNLYKVSFDNATGTAELFYNTQTIGTIQTPAIASDGTIYISDNYHYLYALSSEGQLKWKYNIHDGSSPTITSDGTIYVGSKYGLYALNPNGELVWQNQDLSNGDWVKAPVLDSDGIIYTVSQIGPGDNSRNVYALNPQDGSIVWKSASSTFDTAPALDDNGTIFVGGIYGLYALNSSDGGLKWSNLVQVGEISNSIPVVGQDVIYVGSHDYYLHALNKTDDSTKWTFNAQGKIHASPIIDKEGTIYIGSNSKTFYAVNPDGSLKWQSEELNDVISQGAAIDSTGTIYIASDDGTLYAFGE